The following proteins come from a genomic window of Patescibacteria group bacterium:
- a CDS encoding ferritin family protein: MLSKTPIDLSKVKQENIDKEILRLGIIAEYDAVSLYEQMAEMTNDEEIRAILLDIADEEKEHIGEFQTLLLARDKELGEKMEEGKREVEELT, encoded by the coding sequence ATGTTATCTAAAACACCAATTGATCTTTCCAAAGTTAAACAAGAAAATATTGACAAAGAAATTTTACGCTTGGGAATTATTGCTGAGTATGATGCGGTAAGCCTTTATGAACAGATGGCCGAAATGACCAATGATGAGGAAATTCGGGCTATCTTGTTGGATATTGCAGATGAGGAAAAGGAGCATATTGGAGAATTCCAAACGCTACTTCTAGCCCGTGATAAGGAATTGGGAGAGAAGATGGAAGAGGGGAAAAGAGAGGTAGAAGAACTAACCTAA
- a CDS encoding LysM peptidoglycan-binding domain-containing protein, with amino-acid sequence MEVDDVLANEELKSRLAAVGAGILVIIAGFLVYNYFSRIGEEQVLDEGAQVNQTKEQEEQLGEEEIVEEEEETVSEVSEGEVEGTAETGAETWVANDYKEGDITGDEYTVQAGDTLWEIAEARYGSGFEWTKIRDANSDQIGTLPDGTQALIEVGQTLTLP; translated from the coding sequence ATGGAAGTTGACGATGTACTCGCTAACGAAGAGCTTAAAAGCAGGTTAGCAGCGGTTGGCGCGGGAATCCTTGTTATTATTGCCGGTTTCCTAGTCTATAACTATTTTTCCAGAATTGGTGAAGAACAAGTTCTTGACGAAGGTGCACAGGTTAACCAGACAAAAGAGCAAGAGGAACAATTAGGAGAAGAAGAAATAGTAGAGGAGGAAGAAGAAACCGTGAGTGAAGTGAGCGAGGGTGAAGTTGAGGGAACTGCGGAAACTGGCGCAGAAACCTGGGTAGCTAACGACTACAAAGAGGGTGATATTACGGGGGATGAATACACTGTACAAGCTGGCGATACGCTGTGGGAAATTGCCGAGGCTCGCTATGGCTCCGGTTTTGAATGGACTAAGATTCGTGACGCTAACAGTGATCAAATCGGAACCCTACCTGATGGTACACAAGCATTAATTGAGGTGGGACAAACACTTACACTACCTTAA
- a CDS encoding O-antigen ligase family protein, producing the protein MRLDKLLIYSLIFSFCLGQFGRLSFFGGNVNIYIWDFLAVGLVGGWMVYKLGIEKKMKLPPLWLPIFVFSFIAFISLVNGFRWVDAREGIVAAGYWVRWVVYSGVYFVASDLFGKDSSIRYQVINTLIAAGVVLAMLGFVQLAIFPDLSQLDPELGWDPHKNRMVSTWLDPNFLGAYFVLCLCLLLSRLFFLFDHSPKEAPNNKFQISNVWNLVFGIWDFFTTSLAGLTVLSIILVIALLLTFSRSAWGMFAVVLGVFGILKSRKLLFLMVLMFFSAYFFIPRVQTRISGITDPADSAHFRLISWQRTFEIIRKYPVLGVGFNAFRYAQERAGYFRTERGVPVDSGHAGAGSDSSILLVWVTTGLLGLISYLWLYGSVAWQSLEEVTGSKRRNSYFSLSLLASLGGLFMESNFINSLFYSPVVICLWLSIAVALTD; encoded by the coding sequence GTTGATTTATAGTTTGATATTTTCGTTTTGTTTGGGGCAGTTTGGGAGGTTGTCTTTTTTTGGTGGAAATGTCAATATCTATATTTGGGATTTTTTAGCGGTTGGTTTAGTTGGGGGTTGGATGGTTTATAAATTGGGGATTGAGAAAAAAATGAAACTTCCGCCGCTGTGGCTCCCTATTTTTGTTTTTTCCTTTATTGCTTTTATATCGCTTGTTAACGGCTTCCGTTGGGTTGATGCGCGTGAAGGTATTGTTGCCGCCGGTTATTGGGTACGTTGGGTTGTTTATTCCGGTGTTTACTTTGTTGCTTCTGATTTGTTTGGAAAAGATTCAAGTATTAGGTACCAAGTAATAAACACTTTAATTGCTGCAGGCGTGGTGTTAGCTATGCTGGGATTTGTGCAGCTTGCAATTTTCCCTGATTTGTCTCAACTTGATCCAGAGTTGGGGTGGGACCCGCACAAAAATAGAATGGTATCGACCTGGCTCGACCCGAACTTTTTGGGGGCGTATTTTGTACTCTGCCTATGTTTATTGCTGTCTAGATTATTTTTCCTTTTTGACCATTCCCCAAAAGAAGCACCAAATAACAAATTTCAAATTTCAAATGTTTGGAACTTGGTTTTTGGAATTTGGGATTTTTTTACCACTTCCCTTGCTGGTTTAACTGTACTTTCCATAATACTTGTAATTGCTTTGTTACTTACGTTCTCGCGTAGTGCTTGGGGTATGTTTGCCGTAGTTTTGGGAGTTTTTGGGATTCTAAAGTCGCGCAAACTCCTATTTCTTATGGTGTTGATGTTCTTCTCGGCTTATTTTTTTATTCCCCGCGTTCAAACCCGAATTTCGGGGATTACGGACCCGGCGGATTCGGCGCATTTTCGGCTCATTTCGTGGCAGAGGACTTTCGAAATTATAAGGAAGTATCCGGTCTTGGGGGTAGGATTCAATGCCTTTCGTTACGCACAAGAGCGAGCAGGCTATTTTCGTACCGAACGGGGTGTTCCAGTAGATAGTGGCCATGCCGGTGCCGGGTCTGATTCCAGTATTCTTCTTGTTTGGGTAACAACCGGGCTTTTGGGGTTAATTTCGTATCTTTGGTTGTATGGGAGCGTTGCTTGGCAGTCACTTGAAGAGGTAACGGGTAGCAAAAGGAGAAATAGCTATTTCTCTCTTAGCTTACTAGCAAGTTTAGGAGGTTTATTTATGGAATCTAACTTTATTAATTCTTTATTCTACTCACCAGTTGTTATTTGCCTATGGTTATCAATAGCTGTAGCACTAACAGATTAG
- a CDS encoding PD-(D/E)XK nuclease family protein, protein MNKSKYQKGWRPYDPQRKETYALSRSKIDLFLECPRCFYLDRRLWVKRPGWPAFTLNSAVDALLKNEFDLLRKNGEQHELMKKYQIEALPYQHSQLDEWRDNFTGARVVHQSTNLEIYGAIDDLWITPEEQLVIVDYKSTSTNKEIDLDDKYKKTFKKQAEIYQWIFRQKGFAVSDTAYFVYANAGRNRPKFDGRLEFEMSIIPHKGDDSWVEDTIFEIKKCLEVDEIPEPNSECEYCQYREQAGKALSDQPLKLL, encoded by the coding sequence ATGAATAAGAGTAAATACCAAAAAGGGTGGCGCCCCTATGATCCCCAACGAAAAGAAACCTATGCTTTGAGTCGCTCCAAAATTGATTTGTTTTTAGAATGTCCTCGTTGTTTTTATCTTGATCGCCGCTTGTGGGTCAAACGCCCAGGTTGGCCTGCGTTTACTCTCAATTCTGCTGTTGATGCTCTTCTTAAAAATGAATTTGATCTTTTGCGTAAAAATGGGGAACAGCACGAATTAATGAAAAAGTACCAAATTGAAGCACTTCCTTATCAACATTCGCAACTTGATGAATGGCGAGATAATTTTACTGGGGCTCGGGTGGTACATCAGTCTACAAATCTAGAAATATACGGAGCTATTGATGACCTTTGGATTACACCAGAAGAGCAATTGGTGATTGTTGACTATAAATCTACTAGTACAAATAAAGAAATTGATCTTGATGATAAATACAAAAAGACGTTTAAGAAACAGGCAGAAATTTACCAATGGATATTTAGGCAAAAGGGCTTTGCTGTTTCAGATACTGCATACTTTGTTTATGCAAATGCGGGGCGGAACCGACCTAAGTTTGATGGGCGGCTTGAATTTGAAATGTCAATAATTCCTCATAAAGGTGATGATTCTTGGGTAGAAGATACAATTTTTGAAATTAAGAAATGCCTAGAAGTAGATGAGATTCCAGAACCTAATTCTGAATGTGAATATTGCCAATACCGTGAGCAAGCTGGCAAAGCTCTTTCTGATCAACCTTTGAAGCTTCTGTAA
- a CDS encoding DUF6485 family protein, whose product MGCPNIQQNLNRCPCTYHSCPRKGKCCECLEYHLSRNELPACAFSKQAEKTYDRSFTKFAEDHEL is encoded by the coding sequence ATGGGGTGTCCAAATATTCAACAAAATTTAAACCGTTGTCCTTGCACATATCACTCTTGCCCCCGCAAAGGCAAGTGTTGTGAGTGTCTTGAGTACCACCTATCTCGCAATGAACTTCCTGCTTGTGCTTTTTCTAAGCAAGCAGAGAAAACCTATGACCGCTCCTTTACTAAATTTGCCGAAGACCACGAGCTTTAA
- the rlmN gene encoding 23S rRNA (adenine(2503)-C(2))-methyltransferase RlmN has protein sequence MFDYFAVKEFLKSEPDYRWEQVKKALFQNYVSGWDEVTTLPQELRTELRRKFPLGIKADILESKDKRTAKGLLTLDDREKIETVLMQHAPTRNTVCVSAQIGCPIGCTFCQTGQMEFVRNLTISEILNQVLLWGRYLKQRDSKSLVTNLVFMGMGEPFLNFDNVIRAVLIFNDREGFNIGARKISISTIGIPEGIRSLAKEPLQVNLAVSLHAPTNKIRSRLVSANKKYPIQVIMNAVDYYIEKTNRKVMFEYLLLAGINDSEEQAEKLSQLLSRRLCMVNLIAYNPTSNNFSVPSARQIETFKQVLEKNGITVALRKSYGQDIQAACGQLAVSS, from the coding sequence ATGTTTGATTACTTTGCAGTAAAAGAATTTTTGAAAAGTGAACCTGATTATCGCTGGGAGCAAGTTAAAAAGGCGTTATTTCAAAACTATGTGTCAGGTTGGGATGAGGTTACTACTCTACCCCAAGAATTAAGAACAGAGTTAAGGAGGAAATTTCCTTTAGGTATAAAAGCGGATATTTTAGAATCTAAGGATAAAAGAACTGCAAAAGGGTTGTTGACTTTGGATGACAGAGAAAAAATAGAAACTGTTCTTATGCAACATGCTCCAACACGGAATACGGTGTGTGTTTCAGCTCAAATTGGGTGTCCAATTGGGTGTACTTTTTGTCAAACTGGGCAAATGGAATTTGTTCGTAACCTTACAATTTCGGAAATTTTGAACCAAGTTTTATTGTGGGGACGGTATCTAAAGCAACGTGATTCTAAATCATTGGTTACTAATCTTGTTTTTATGGGAATGGGAGAGCCATTTTTAAATTTTGACAATGTTATTAGAGCTGTTCTAATTTTTAATGATAGGGAAGGCTTTAACATTGGTGCACGGAAGATATCTATTTCTACTATCGGGATACCAGAAGGTATAAGGTCATTAGCAAAGGAGCCTCTCCAGGTTAATTTAGCTGTTTCTTTACATGCGCCTACAAATAAGATTCGAAGCAGACTAGTTTCTGCTAATAAAAAATACCCAATTCAGGTAATTATGAATGCTGTGGATTATTATATTGAAAAGACCAATCGTAAAGTTATGTTTGAGTATTTGCTTTTGGCTGGTATAAATGATTCTGAGGAGCAGGCAGAGAAGCTGAGCCAGCTTCTAAGCCGCCGGTTGTGTATGGTTAACCTTATTGCTTATAATCCCACTAGCAACAACTTCAGTGTGCCGTCAGCACGCCAGATTGAAACTTTTAAGCAAGTCTTAGAGAAAAATGGAATAACTGTAGCACTAAGAAAATCTTACGGTCAGGATATCCAAGCAGCATGTGGACAATTGGCAGTCTCTTCTTAA
- a CDS encoding Ig-like domain-containing protein, which translates to MARKSYKKGSSYKSSYLSKQDWRNLRILLFSLIGTGAVLTLFYLFLTRIAPNIDVFWSAIRPGSPAPAETQDRIPPAPPQLLTLPEATDQDTLNISGYAEPGAKVVLHLNESKTSEVVVDKEGSFTFESITLFDGENRIEVETIDEAGNVCRQPATHTIIFDEEEPELTVDQPKEGEEFEGKDKETITIKGMTEPDTKITINGQWVRVGEEGNFEHSLKLEEGDNQIEIIAENKAGNETKQEITVKYEAPEED; encoded by the coding sequence ATGGCAAGGAAATCCTACAAAAAAGGTTCTAGTTACAAATCAAGTTACCTATCTAAACAAGACTGGAGAAATCTCCGTATTCTCCTTTTTTCCTTAATTGGAACCGGCGCTGTCCTGACTTTATTTTATCTGTTCCTTACCCGTATAGCACCAAACATTGATGTGTTTTGGAGTGCAATCCGGCCGGGCAGTCCAGCACCTGCAGAAACCCAAGACCGCATCCCACCAGCCCCACCACAACTTTTAACCCTACCAGAAGCTACAGACCAAGACACTTTAAACATTTCTGGTTATGCTGAACCAGGTGCCAAAGTTGTACTCCACCTTAACGAGTCAAAAACCAGTGAGGTGGTAGTGGATAAGGAAGGAAGTTTTACTTTTGAAAGCATTACCCTCTTTGACGGGGAAAATAGGATTGAAGTAGAAACAATTGATGAAGCTGGAAATGTTTGTCGACAACCTGCTACCCACACTATTATTTTTGACGAGGAAGAACCTGAACTTACAGTTGACCAACCAAAAGAAGGAGAAGAGTTCGAAGGAAAAGACAAGGAAACAATCACAATCAAGGGCATGACTGAACCAGATACCAAAATAACAATAAATGGTCAGTGGGTAAGAGTAGGGGAGGAGGGTAATTTTGAACACTCGCTTAAGTTAGAAGAGGGGGACAACCAGATTGAAATAATTGCTGAAAATAAAGCAGGAAATGAAACTAAACAAGAAATTACTGTAAAATACGAGGCTCCAGAAGAAGACTAA